From the Halomonas meridiana genome, one window contains:
- a CDS encoding BCCT family transporter has translation MTNHGGKSVFIASAVIIFGLVVVGASFPEAFGNAAESALTSITELFGWFYLFSVFGFVVFLIGLALSKYGKVRLGPQDSTPSYGFFSWISMLLAAGFGVGLVFYGMAEPMTHYLNPPYGDVPGESEAAARYAIQYSYFNWGIHQWAAFSVVGLIIAYFQFRKGQAGLVSSVLSSVTAKHPRIRPYASWLDVFAVVATVMGVATSLGLGVLQMNGGLNAVFGLPENGFWQFVILFVMFCAYMASTWSGLDKGIKRLSNLNMALCIGLMLYVLFTGPTIAILETITLGIGDYLQNFIGMSLRISPYSDNQWASSWTIFYWAWVIAWSPFVGTFVARVSRGRTIKEYVFGVLFVPPLLACLWIGVFGGAALNLEMSGADVGLAAATEANITVALFEMFDLMPFSGVLSVVAMLLIFIFLVTSADSASYIVAQMTDNGSINPPLYKRVVWGVLIAAICLTLIVAGGLSGLQSAAVLSALPFTFILYMMVIVLVRELRADRKAMLTQLYRRHGETPVGADAFEAEQLGEEERLRRAPSVVNRRINS, from the coding sequence ATGACAAACCATGGAGGTAAGTCGGTGTTTATCGCATCGGCTGTGATTATTTTCGGTTTAGTGGTGGTGGGGGCCTCTTTTCCAGAAGCGTTTGGTAACGCAGCGGAGTCGGCGCTGACATCCATCACCGAACTGTTTGGCTGGTTTTATCTTTTTTCAGTGTTTGGCTTTGTCGTTTTTCTGATTGGCCTGGCACTGAGTAAATACGGCAAAGTGCGCCTGGGCCCACAGGACAGTACGCCGAGCTACGGGTTCTTCTCCTGGATCAGCATGCTGCTGGCGGCAGGTTTTGGGGTAGGCTTGGTGTTTTACGGCATGGCGGAACCCATGACGCACTACCTCAATCCGCCTTACGGAGATGTGCCCGGCGAGAGCGAAGCGGCTGCTCGCTACGCCATCCAGTACAGCTACTTCAACTGGGGGATTCACCAGTGGGCAGCGTTCTCTGTCGTCGGGCTGATCATTGCGTACTTTCAATTCCGTAAAGGGCAGGCGGGGCTGGTGTCGTCAGTGTTGTCGTCGGTCACGGCCAAGCATCCTCGTATTCGCCCTTATGCGTCTTGGTTGGATGTCTTTGCCGTGGTGGCCACCGTCATGGGAGTGGCGACGTCGCTGGGGCTTGGCGTCTTACAAATGAACGGCGGTCTCAACGCGGTCTTTGGCCTGCCGGAGAACGGGTTTTGGCAATTCGTCATTCTCTTCGTGATGTTTTGTGCGTACATGGCGTCGACCTGGTCAGGACTCGATAAAGGCATTAAACGGCTCTCCAACCTGAACATGGCGCTGTGTATTGGCCTGATGCTTTACGTGCTGTTCACTGGCCCGACCATTGCCATTCTTGAGACCATCACGCTCGGGATCGGTGACTATCTTCAGAACTTCATTGGCATGAGCCTGCGAATTTCGCCCTACAGCGACAATCAGTGGGCCAGTAGCTGGACCATCTTCTATTGGGCATGGGTCATTGCTTGGTCGCCTTTCGTTGGCACCTTCGTTGCGCGGGTTTCCCGTGGCCGTACCATCAAAGAGTACGTCTTCGGGGTGCTGTTCGTGCCGCCGCTCTTGGCGTGCCTGTGGATCGGCGTATTTGGCGGTGCCGCACTCAACCTGGAGATGAGCGGTGCCGATGTTGGCTTGGCGGCCGCGACCGAGGCCAACATCACCGTTGCCCTGTTCGAGATGTTCGATCTCATGCCGTTCTCCGGGGTGCTGTCCGTCGTGGCCATGCTGCTGATTTTCATCTTCTTGGTGACGTCAGCCGACTCCGCTTCGTATATTGTGGCGCAGATGACCGACAACGGCTCCATCAATCCGCCGCTCTATAAGCGGGTAGTGTGGGGGGTACTTATTGCGGCGATCTGTCTGACGCTCATCGTGGCTGGGGGGCTGTCTGGATTGCAGTCGGCCGCCGTGCTCTCAGCGCTACCGTTTACCTTCATTCTGTATATGATGGTCATCGTGCTGGTGCGCGAACTGCGCGCAGACCGCAAAGCCATGCTGACCCAGCTCTACCGTCGCCACGGTGAAACCCCGGTAGGGGCCGATGCGTTCGAAGCCGAGCAGCTTGGTGAAGAGGAGCGGCTGCGCCGTGCGCCCAGCGTGGTCAACCGGCGCATCAATAGTTAA